From the genome of Pelagicoccus enzymogenes:
CGGACTGGCCCAGTCCTCCGTGTAGATCTGATCCTGCAGTGCGGCTGTCTGGGCCAGACAGCCCTTACCTAGCCCCGCATTAAATCAGGGCAACGAGCGGCGTGAGGGCATTTTGCCCTTGCATTCTGGCCGGGAGCTGAGATGTTCCGCCTTCTTTAATTTTTAGACACCATGCCACGCGAAGTAATCACTCTCGAATGTACCGAAGCGAAAGCTGAAGGTAAGCCTGTATCACGTTACCTCTCTTCTCGTAACAAGAAGACCGTTACTGAACGCGTCGAAAAGAAGAAGTACAACCCGCATCTGAAGCGCCACACGATCCATAAGGAGATCAAGTAAGCGTCTCTCAGCTTAGATTTTAAAAGAAAAGCGACACTTTCGGGTGTCGCTTTTCGTTTTCCCGGTTCTCCGGATTGAGGGAGTGGGGAGGTTTTTAGTTCGCCTCCGGACGCCGACGCGAGGCGCGCCAGCTGTCGCGGTGCTTGCGGATCCAGTCTAGGAGGGCCCGTTCGAAACCGATGTCGTAGCCGAGTCGCTCGGACTCTAGCCACTTGTGGCGCAGTATTTCTTCACGCTCGGCGAGGAACTCTTGATAGAGGCTCGACTGCTTGACGAACTCGTGCTGACCGCTCGACTTGGTTTTCTTTGATGGCATAAGGTGCAATTCGCTGTTCAAGCTCGGCCGTCCTCGCGGATGGATCTACCTGATTTTGCGTTAACTATAATGGAAAGCATTGAGGGTAATTTGTTCAAGGCCAACCTTTTTTGCACGCTTGCAGCCCTAGCTTTTCATAGGAAAAGCGCCGATTCGACGCATTAAATGCATTTAGCTCCGTACCTTTGCTAGCAGGGTATTGGCAATCTCCTTGAAGACCTTGGCTGCTTGCGAGTCGGGCTTGCTGAGCACGATGGGAGTGCCGGCGTCGCCGCCCTCGCGAATGGATTGGTCCAGGGGGATTTGTCCGAGGAAATCGGTTTTGAGATCGCTCGCGGTCTGGGGGCCGCCTCCCTCCCCGAAGATGTTTTGGCGAGAGCCGTCAGGACCTTCCAGGTAGCTCATGTTTTCGGCTACCCCAAGGATCTTCACGTTGGTTTTTTCCAGCATGCGAGCTCCGCGCTTGGCGACCTGAGTGGCGGCCGGTTGCGGGGTGGTGACGAGGACCGCTCCGCTGAGGGGGATGGTTTGCACGAGCGAAAGCTGGGCGTCGCCGGTGCCAGGCGGCAAGTCGACGACGAGGAGTTCGAGGTCGCCCCACTTAACGTTTTGAGAAAATTGTTGGATGGTCTTCATGACCATCGGGCCGCGCCATA
Proteins encoded in this window:
- the rpmG gene encoding 50S ribosomal protein L33 is translated as MPREVITLECTEAKAEGKPVSRYLSSRNKKTVTERVEKKKYNPHLKRHTIHKEIK